The following proteins are encoded in a genomic region of Pungitius pungitius chromosome 19, fPunPun2.1, whole genome shotgun sequence:
- the tnikb gene encoding TRAF2 and NCK interacting kinase b isoform X11 — MASDSPARSLDEIDLSALRDPAGIFELVELVGNGTYGQVYKGRHVKTGQLAAIKVMDVTGDEEEEIKAEINMLKKYSHHRNIATYYGAFVKKNPPGVDDQLWLVMEFCGAGSITDLIKNTKGNSLKEEWIAYVCREILRGLTHLHQHKVIHRDIKGQNVLLTENAEVKLVDFGVSAQLDRTVGRRNTFIGTPYWMAPEVIACDENPDATYDFKSDLWSLGITAIEMAEGAPPLCDMHPMRALFLIPRNPAPRLKSKKWSKKFQSFIDSCLVKSHSQRPSTEQLLKHPFIRDLPNERQVRIQLKDHIDRTKKRRGERDETEYEYSGSEEEDEERDVGEPSSIINIPGESTLRRDFLRLQLANKERSELIRRQQLEQQQNEEHKRQLLAERQKRIEEQKEQRRRLEEQQRRERDMRKQQEREQRRRYEEMEQLRRDEERRHAEREQEYIRRQLEEEQRQLEILQQQLLQEQALLLEYKRKQIEEQRQAERLQRQLQQERAYLVSLQQQQQQDPARPPQDKKQLYHYKDQAPGANDKPTWAKEVMHRAQSNSPRIPPKKYHSFTDRDVSLGNLLQLPGYKPRRPPSYPAHDSPPMANVHVPHIRVTCVPQPEPRQQDLRRSPNRSPAPRGRSPDRRVEEHYKMNRQTSPALQHKVSNRISDPSLPPRSESFSSGGIQQARTPPTHRSIEPQMAHLVQVRSHGLSGSQSLYDPHGVSSSASPSPSRPPMPRQNSDPTSDTPPPPSLTRLAPPLDKLDRSSWLRQDDDMPPKVPQRTTSISPALVRKHSPGNGPGLGPRPGAHLIRASNPDLRRTDVAMETPLKRTSSGSSSSSSNPSSKGGSNERGNSAALTEGSTPSTHETKDDGRELTRPSRPASYKKAVDEDLTALAKELRELRQGEETSRPPVKVTDYSSSSEDSHSSEDEEGEGGANDGSVAVSDIPRIMPAASQGPNEAFAMTGGHNDAHHDAYGNSSQDSTLMMRERHGGRRRSSAASNGFPGNANLFPGNANLPDLVQQSASPLVSPGDASGAQYGMAGSGGSKSSFTPFVDPRVYGTSPTEDDEDEDDEDNISASALFSDEVLKHEHDLEQARLNEARKISVVNVNPTNIRPHSDTPEIRKYKKRFNSEILCAALWGVNLLVGTENGLMLLDRSGQGKVYNLINRRRFQQMDVLEGLNVLVTISGKKNKLRVYYLSWLRNRILHNDPEVEKKQGWITVGELEGCVHYKVVKYERIKFLVIALKNAVEIYAWAPKPYHKFMAFKSFTDLQHRPQLVDLTVEEGQRLKVIYGSSVGFHVIDVDSGNPYDIYIPSHHTSTPTRSWVGERRPLRSAPWRRDTSTEFSCTSELSD; from the exons GACCCAGCTGGTATCTTTGAGCTGGTCGAACTGGTTGGAAATGGCACCTACGGGCAGGTCTACAAG GGTCGACATGTCAAAACGGGACAGCTCGCTGCCATCAAAGTCATGGACGTCACAGGA gatgaggaggaggagattaaAGCAGAGATCAACATGTTAAAGAAGTACAGCCACCACAGGAACATAGCGACCTACTACGGAGCCTTCGTCAAGAAGAACCCTCCCGGGGTGGACGACCAGCTCTGG CTGGTGATGGAGTTCTGCGGCGCCGGCTCGATCACCGACCTGATCAAGAACACCAAAGggaactctctgaaggaggagtGGATCGCCTACGTCTGCAGGGAGATCCTCCGG ggTCTGACCCACCTCCACCAGCACAAGGTCATCCACAGAGACATCAAGGGTCAGAACGTGCTGCTGACCGAGAACGCAGAGGTCAAACTAG TGGACTTTGGTGTGAGCGCTCAGCTGGACCGCACAGTGGGACGGAGGAACACCTTCATCGGGACGCCGTACTGGATGGCGCCCGAGGTCATCGCCTGCGACGAAAACCCCGACGCCACCTACGACTTCAAG agtGATCTGTGGTCGCTCGGTATCACAGCGATTGAGATGGCAGAGGGAGCACCAC CTTTGTGCGACATGCATCCAATGAGAGCGCTCTTCCTCATCCCCAGAAACCCCGCCCCCAGACTAAAGTCTAAGAAGTG GTCGAAGAAGTTCCAGTCCTTCATCGACAGCTGCCTGGTGAAGAGCCACAGCCAGCGGCCGAGCACCGAGCAGCTCCTCAAGCACCCCTTCATCCGGGACCTCCCCAACGAGCGGCAGGTCCGCATCCAGCTGAAGGACCACATCGACCGCAccaagaagaggaggggggagaggg aTGAGACAGAATACGAGTACAGCGGGAGTGAAGAAGAGGACGAAGAGAGAGACGTTGGAGAGCCCAG ctccatcaTCAACATCCCCGGTGAGTCCACCCTGAGGCGGGACTTCCTGCGCCTGCAGCTGGCCAACAAGGAGCGGTCGGAGCTGATCCGGCgccagcagctggagcagcagcagaacgaGGAGCACAAGCGCCAGCTGCTGGCCGAGAGGCAGAAACGCAtcgaggagcagaaggagcagaggaggcggCTGGAggag caacaGCGGCGCGAGCGGGACatgaggaagcagcaggagcggGAGCAGAGGCGGAGGTACGAGGAGATGGAGCAGCTCCGTCGggacgaggagaggaggcaCGCGGAGAGAGAGCAG GAGTATATCCGtaggcagctggaggaggagcagaggcagctggagatcctgcagcagcagctcctgcaggagcAGGCCTTACTGCTG GAGTACAAGAGGAAGCAGATCGAGGAGCAGCGGCAGGCGGAGCGGCTGCagaggcagctgcagcaggagcgcGCGTACCTGGtgtcgctgcagcagcagcagcagcaggacccgGCGCGGCCGCCGCAGGACAAGAAGCAGCTGTACCACTACAAGGACCAGGCGCCCGGCGCCAACGACAAGCCCACCTGGGCCAAGGAG GTGATGCATCGAGCTCAGAGCAACTCGCCCCGCATCCCCCCCAAGAAGTACCACTCCTTCACGGACCGGGACGTCAGCCTCGGcaacctcctccagctccccggTTACAAAcctcgccgccccccctcctacccGGCCCACGACAGCCCCCCAATGGCTAACGTGCACGTGCCTCACATCCGGGTCACCTGTGTGCCTCAACCGGAACCGCGGCAGCAGGACCTCCGGAGGAGCCCCAACAGGAGCCCCGCCCCCAGGGGGCGGAGCCCCGACCGGCGG gtgGAGGAGCATTATAAGATGAACAGACAGACTTCTCCTGCGTTGCAGCACAAAGTCTCCAACCGGATCTCGGACCCGTCGCTGCCCCCCCGCTCAGAGTCCTTCAGCAGCGGCGGCATCCAGCAGGCCCGGACCCCCCCGACGCACCGCTCCATCGAGCCCcag atgGCCCACCTGGTGCAGGTGAGGAGTCACGGTCTGTCCGGCTCTCAGTCCCTGTACGACCCCCACGGCGTCTCCTCCTCGGCgtcgccctccccctcccggcCTCCCATGCCCCGGCAGAACTCCGACCCCACCTCcgacacccctcctcccccgtcccTCACCCGCCTGGCGCCCCCCCTCGACAAGCTGGACCGCAGCTCCTGGCTGCGGCAGGACGACGACATGCCGCCCAAG GTTCCTCAGAGGACGACCTCCATCTCTCCCGCTTTGGTCAGAAAACACTCACCTGGAAACGGACCCGGCCTCGGGCCTCGACCCGGAGCTCACCTCATACGggccag CAACCCTGACCTGCGGAGGACcgacgttgccatggagacgccCCTGAAGAGGACGAGCAgcggcagctcctccagctccagcaaCCCGAGCTCCAAGGGAGGCTCCAACGAACGAG GTAATTCAGCCGCTCTGACCGAAGGCTCAACTCCTTCGACCCACGAGACCAAAGACGACGGCAGAGAGCTGACGCGACCCAGCAGGCCTGca AGTTATAAGAAAGCTGTAGACGAG GACCTGACGGCTCTGGCCAAGGAGCTGCGAGAGCTGCGTCAGGGCGAAGAGACCAGCCGCCCCCCCGTCAAGGTGACGGACTACTCGTCCTCCAGCGAGGACTCGCATAgcagcgaggacgaggagggggagggcggcGCCAACGACGGGTCGGTGGCGGTCAGCGACATACCGCGCATCAT GCCTGCAGCGAGTCAAGGTCCCAACGAGGCCTTCGCCATGACGGGGGGCCACAACGACGCTCACCACGACGCGTACGGAAACAGCTCCCAGGACAGCACGCTGATGATGCGTGAG agGCACGGGGGACGGAGGCGGAGCTCCGCCGCCAGCAACGGTTTCCCTGGCAACGCCAATCTGTTCCCCGGCAACGCCAATCTCCCTGATCTGGTGCAGCAAAGCGCCTCCCCCCTGGTCTCCCCAGGCGACGCCTCTGGGGCGCAA TACGGGATGGCCGGCAGCGGAGGCTCCAAGTCTTCCTTCACCCCCTTCGTAGATCCCAGGGTGTACGGGACGTCCCCCaccgaggacgacgaggacgaggacgacgaggacaaCATCTCGGCCTCAG CGCTGTTCTCCGACGAGGTGCTGAAGCACGAGCACGACCTGGAGCAGGCGAGGCTCAACGAGGCCCGGAAGATCTCCGTGGTCAACGTGAACCCCACCAACATCCGGCCGCACAGCGACACGCCGGAGATCCGCAAGTACAAGAAGCGCTTCAACTCCGAGATCCTGTGCGCCGCCTTGtggg gcgtgAACCTGCTGGTGGGCACGGAGAACGGGCTGATGTTGCTGGACCGAAGCGGTCAGGGCAAAGTTTACAACCTGATCAACCGACGGCGCTTCCAGCAGATGGACGTCCTGGAGGGGCTCAACGTCCTGGTCACCATCTCAG ggaAGAAGAACAAGCTACGTGTTTACTACCTGTCCTGGCTGAGGAACCGGATCTTACACAACGACCCCGAGGTGGAGAAGAAACAAGGCTGGATCACCGTAGGGGAGCTGGAGGGCTGCGTCCACTACAAAGTCG TGAAATACGAGAGGATTAAATTCTTGGTGATTGCTCTGAAGAACGCGGTGGAGATCTACGCCTGGGCCCCTAAACCGTATCACAAGTTCATGGCCTTCAAG tcCTTCACCGACCTGCAGCATCGCCCGCAGCTGGTCGACCTGACGGTGGAGGAGGGgcagaggttaaaggtcatctACGGATCCAGTGTCGGCTTCCATGTCATCGATGTGGACTCTGGAAACCCCTACGACATCTACATCCCCTCACAT CATACATCCACTCCAACCAGATCATGGGTTGGGGAGAGAAGGCCATTGAGATCCGCTCCGTGGAGACGGGACACCTCGACGGAGTTTTCATGCACAAGCGAGCTCAGCGACTGA
- the tnikb gene encoding TRAF2 and NCK interacting kinase b isoform X17 produces the protein MASDSPARSLDEIDLSALRDPAGIFELVELVGNGTYGQVYKGRHVKTGQLAAIKVMDVTGDEEEEIKAEINMLKKYSHHRNIATYYGAFVKKNPPGVDDQLWLVMEFCGAGSITDLIKNTKGNSLKEEWIAYVCREILRGLTHLHQHKVIHRDIKGQNVLLTENAEVKLVDFGVSAQLDRTVGRRNTFIGTPYWMAPEVIACDENPDATYDFKSDLWSLGITAIEMAEGAPPLCDMHPMRALFLIPRNPAPRLKSKKWSKKFQSFIDSCLVKSHSQRPSTEQLLKHPFIRDLPNERQVRIQLKDHIDRTKKRRGERDETEYEYSGSEEEDEERDVGEPSSIINIPGESTLRRDFLRLQLANKERSELIRRQQLEQQQNEEHKRQLLAERQKRIEEQKEQRRRLEEQQRRERDMRKQQEREQRRRYEEMEQLRRDEERRHAEREQEYKRKQIEEQRQAERLQRQLQQERAYLVSLQQQQQQDPARPPQDKKQLYHYKDQAPGANDKPTWAKEVEEHYKMNRQTSPALQHKVSNRISDPSLPPRSESFSSGGIQQARTPPTHRSIEPQMAHLVQVRSHGLSGSQSLYDPHGVSSSASPSPSRPPMPRQNSDPTSDTPPPPSLTRLAPPLDKLDRSSWLRQDDDMPPKVPQRTTSISPALVRKHSPGNGPGLGPRPGAHLIRASNPDLRRTDVAMETPLKRTSSGSSSSSSNPSSKGGSNERGNSAALTEGSTPSTHETKDDGRELTRPSRPADLTALAKELRELRQGEETSRPPVKVTDYSSSSEDSHSSEDEEGEGGANDGSVAVSDIPRIMPAASQGPNEAFAMTGGHNDAHHDAYGNSSQDSTLMMRERHGGRRRSSAASNGFPGNANLFPGNANLPDLVQQSASPLVSPGDASGAQYGMAGSGGSKSSFTPFVDPRVYGTSPTEDDEDEDDEDNISASALFSDEVLKHEHDLEQARLNEARKISVVNVNPTNIRPHSDTPEIRKYKKRFNSEILCAALWGVNLLVGTENGLMLLDRSGQGKVYNLINRRRFQQMDVLEGLNVLVTISGKKNKLRVYYLSWLRNRILHNDPEVEKKQGWITVGELEGCVHYKVVKYERIKFLVIALKNAVEIYAWAPKPYHKFMAFKSFTDLQHRPQLVDLTVEEGQRLKVIYGSSVGFHVIDVDSGNPYDIYIPSHIQGQVTPHAIVVLPKTDGMEMLLCYEDEGVYVNTYGRITKDVVLQWGEMPTSVAYIHSNQIMGWGEKAIEIRSVETGHLDGVFMHKRAQRLKFLSERNDKVFFASVRSGGSSQVFFMTLNRSSMMNW, from the exons GACCCAGCTGGTATCTTTGAGCTGGTCGAACTGGTTGGAAATGGCACCTACGGGCAGGTCTACAAG GGTCGACATGTCAAAACGGGACAGCTCGCTGCCATCAAAGTCATGGACGTCACAGGA gatgaggaggaggagattaaAGCAGAGATCAACATGTTAAAGAAGTACAGCCACCACAGGAACATAGCGACCTACTACGGAGCCTTCGTCAAGAAGAACCCTCCCGGGGTGGACGACCAGCTCTGG CTGGTGATGGAGTTCTGCGGCGCCGGCTCGATCACCGACCTGATCAAGAACACCAAAGggaactctctgaaggaggagtGGATCGCCTACGTCTGCAGGGAGATCCTCCGG ggTCTGACCCACCTCCACCAGCACAAGGTCATCCACAGAGACATCAAGGGTCAGAACGTGCTGCTGACCGAGAACGCAGAGGTCAAACTAG TGGACTTTGGTGTGAGCGCTCAGCTGGACCGCACAGTGGGACGGAGGAACACCTTCATCGGGACGCCGTACTGGATGGCGCCCGAGGTCATCGCCTGCGACGAAAACCCCGACGCCACCTACGACTTCAAG agtGATCTGTGGTCGCTCGGTATCACAGCGATTGAGATGGCAGAGGGAGCACCAC CTTTGTGCGACATGCATCCAATGAGAGCGCTCTTCCTCATCCCCAGAAACCCCGCCCCCAGACTAAAGTCTAAGAAGTG GTCGAAGAAGTTCCAGTCCTTCATCGACAGCTGCCTGGTGAAGAGCCACAGCCAGCGGCCGAGCACCGAGCAGCTCCTCAAGCACCCCTTCATCCGGGACCTCCCCAACGAGCGGCAGGTCCGCATCCAGCTGAAGGACCACATCGACCGCAccaagaagaggaggggggagaggg aTGAGACAGAATACGAGTACAGCGGGAGTGAAGAAGAGGACGAAGAGAGAGACGTTGGAGAGCCCAG ctccatcaTCAACATCCCCGGTGAGTCCACCCTGAGGCGGGACTTCCTGCGCCTGCAGCTGGCCAACAAGGAGCGGTCGGAGCTGATCCGGCgccagcagctggagcagcagcagaacgaGGAGCACAAGCGCCAGCTGCTGGCCGAGAGGCAGAAACGCAtcgaggagcagaaggagcagaggaggcggCTGGAggag caacaGCGGCGCGAGCGGGACatgaggaagcagcaggagcggGAGCAGAGGCGGAGGTACGAGGAGATGGAGCAGCTCCGTCGggacgaggagaggaggcaCGCGGAGAGAGAGCAG GAGTACAAGAGGAAGCAGATCGAGGAGCAGCGGCAGGCGGAGCGGCTGCagaggcagctgcagcaggagcgcGCGTACCTGGtgtcgctgcagcagcagcagcagcaggacccgGCGCGGCCGCCGCAGGACAAGAAGCAGCTGTACCACTACAAGGACCAGGCGCCCGGCGCCAACGACAAGCCCACCTGGGCCAAGGAG gtgGAGGAGCATTATAAGATGAACAGACAGACTTCTCCTGCGTTGCAGCACAAAGTCTCCAACCGGATCTCGGACCCGTCGCTGCCCCCCCGCTCAGAGTCCTTCAGCAGCGGCGGCATCCAGCAGGCCCGGACCCCCCCGACGCACCGCTCCATCGAGCCCcag atgGCCCACCTGGTGCAGGTGAGGAGTCACGGTCTGTCCGGCTCTCAGTCCCTGTACGACCCCCACGGCGTCTCCTCCTCGGCgtcgccctccccctcccggcCTCCCATGCCCCGGCAGAACTCCGACCCCACCTCcgacacccctcctcccccgtcccTCACCCGCCTGGCGCCCCCCCTCGACAAGCTGGACCGCAGCTCCTGGCTGCGGCAGGACGACGACATGCCGCCCAAG GTTCCTCAGAGGACGACCTCCATCTCTCCCGCTTTGGTCAGAAAACACTCACCTGGAAACGGACCCGGCCTCGGGCCTCGACCCGGAGCTCACCTCATACGggccag CAACCCTGACCTGCGGAGGACcgacgttgccatggagacgccCCTGAAGAGGACGAGCAgcggcagctcctccagctccagcaaCCCGAGCTCCAAGGGAGGCTCCAACGAACGAG GTAATTCAGCCGCTCTGACCGAAGGCTCAACTCCTTCGACCCACGAGACCAAAGACGACGGCAGAGAGCTGACGCGACCCAGCAGGCCTGca GACCTGACGGCTCTGGCCAAGGAGCTGCGAGAGCTGCGTCAGGGCGAAGAGACCAGCCGCCCCCCCGTCAAGGTGACGGACTACTCGTCCTCCAGCGAGGACTCGCATAgcagcgaggacgaggagggggagggcggcGCCAACGACGGGTCGGTGGCGGTCAGCGACATACCGCGCATCAT GCCTGCAGCGAGTCAAGGTCCCAACGAGGCCTTCGCCATGACGGGGGGCCACAACGACGCTCACCACGACGCGTACGGAAACAGCTCCCAGGACAGCACGCTGATGATGCGTGAG agGCACGGGGGACGGAGGCGGAGCTCCGCCGCCAGCAACGGTTTCCCTGGCAACGCCAATCTGTTCCCCGGCAACGCCAATCTCCCTGATCTGGTGCAGCAAAGCGCCTCCCCCCTGGTCTCCCCAGGCGACGCCTCTGGGGCGCAA TACGGGATGGCCGGCAGCGGAGGCTCCAAGTCTTCCTTCACCCCCTTCGTAGATCCCAGGGTGTACGGGACGTCCCCCaccgaggacgacgaggacgaggacgacgaggacaaCATCTCGGCCTCAG CGCTGTTCTCCGACGAGGTGCTGAAGCACGAGCACGACCTGGAGCAGGCGAGGCTCAACGAGGCCCGGAAGATCTCCGTGGTCAACGTGAACCCCACCAACATCCGGCCGCACAGCGACACGCCGGAGATCCGCAAGTACAAGAAGCGCTTCAACTCCGAGATCCTGTGCGCCGCCTTGtggg gcgtgAACCTGCTGGTGGGCACGGAGAACGGGCTGATGTTGCTGGACCGAAGCGGTCAGGGCAAAGTTTACAACCTGATCAACCGACGGCGCTTCCAGCAGATGGACGTCCTGGAGGGGCTCAACGTCCTGGTCACCATCTCAG ggaAGAAGAACAAGCTACGTGTTTACTACCTGTCCTGGCTGAGGAACCGGATCTTACACAACGACCCCGAGGTGGAGAAGAAACAAGGCTGGATCACCGTAGGGGAGCTGGAGGGCTGCGTCCACTACAAAGTCG TGAAATACGAGAGGATTAAATTCTTGGTGATTGCTCTGAAGAACGCGGTGGAGATCTACGCCTGGGCCCCTAAACCGTATCACAAGTTCATGGCCTTCAAG tcCTTCACCGACCTGCAGCATCGCCCGCAGCTGGTCGACCTGACGGTGGAGGAGGGgcagaggttaaaggtcatctACGGATCCAGTGTCGGCTTCCATGTCATCGATGTGGACTCTGGAAACCCCTACGACATCTACATCCCCTCACAT ATTCAGGGTCAGGTGACCCCGCACGCCATCGTGGTTCTGCCCAAGACGGACGGCATGGAGATGCTGCTGTGCTACGAGGACGAGGGCGTCTACGTCAACACCTACGGACGCATCACCAAAGACGTGGTGCTGCAGTGGGGCGAGATGCCCACCTCCGTCG CATACATCCACTCCAACCAGATCATGGGTTGGGGAGAGAAGGCCATTGAGATCCGCTCCGTGGAGACGGGACACCTCGACGGAGTTTTCATGCACAAGCGAGCTCAGCGACTGAAGTTCCTGTCGGAGAGGAACGACAAG GTCTTCTTCGCCTCGGTGCGTTCCGGAGGCAGCAGCCAAGTCTTCTTCATGACCCTCAACAGAAGCTCCATGATGAACTGGtag
- the tnikb gene encoding TRAF2 and NCK interacting kinase b isoform X16 has product MASDSPARSLDEIDLSALRDPAGIFELVELVGNGTYGQVYKGRHVKTGQLAAIKVMDVTGDEEEEIKAEINMLKKYSHHRNIATYYGAFVKKNPPGVDDQLWLVMEFCGAGSITDLIKNTKGNSLKEEWIAYVCREILRGLTHLHQHKVIHRDIKGQNVLLTENAEVKLVDFGVSAQLDRTVGRRNTFIGTPYWMAPEVIACDENPDATYDFKSDLWSLGITAIEMAEGAPPLCDMHPMRALFLIPRNPAPRLKSKKWSKKFQSFIDSCLVKSHSQRPSTEQLLKHPFIRDLPNERQVRIQLKDHIDRTKKRRGERDETEYEYSGSEEEDEERDVGEPSSIINIPGESTLRRDFLRLQLANKERSELIRRQQLEQQQNEEHKRQLLAERQKRIEEQKEQRRRLEEQQRRERDMRKQQEREQRRRYEEMEQLRRDEERRHAEREQEYIRRQLEEEQRQLEILQQQLLQEQALLLEYKRKQIEEQRQAERLQRQLQQERAYLVSLQQQQQQDPARPPQDKKQLYHYKDQAPGANDKPTWAKEVMHRAQSNSPRIPPKKYHSFTDRDVSLGNLLQLPGYKPRRPPSYPAHDSPPMANVHVPHIRVTCVPQPEPRQQDLRRSPNRSPAPRGRSPDRRVDSHASRIHNAPPHREP; this is encoded by the exons GACCCAGCTGGTATCTTTGAGCTGGTCGAACTGGTTGGAAATGGCACCTACGGGCAGGTCTACAAG GGTCGACATGTCAAAACGGGACAGCTCGCTGCCATCAAAGTCATGGACGTCACAGGA gatgaggaggaggagattaaAGCAGAGATCAACATGTTAAAGAAGTACAGCCACCACAGGAACATAGCGACCTACTACGGAGCCTTCGTCAAGAAGAACCCTCCCGGGGTGGACGACCAGCTCTGG CTGGTGATGGAGTTCTGCGGCGCCGGCTCGATCACCGACCTGATCAAGAACACCAAAGggaactctctgaaggaggagtGGATCGCCTACGTCTGCAGGGAGATCCTCCGG ggTCTGACCCACCTCCACCAGCACAAGGTCATCCACAGAGACATCAAGGGTCAGAACGTGCTGCTGACCGAGAACGCAGAGGTCAAACTAG TGGACTTTGGTGTGAGCGCTCAGCTGGACCGCACAGTGGGACGGAGGAACACCTTCATCGGGACGCCGTACTGGATGGCGCCCGAGGTCATCGCCTGCGACGAAAACCCCGACGCCACCTACGACTTCAAG agtGATCTGTGGTCGCTCGGTATCACAGCGATTGAGATGGCAGAGGGAGCACCAC CTTTGTGCGACATGCATCCAATGAGAGCGCTCTTCCTCATCCCCAGAAACCCCGCCCCCAGACTAAAGTCTAAGAAGTG GTCGAAGAAGTTCCAGTCCTTCATCGACAGCTGCCTGGTGAAGAGCCACAGCCAGCGGCCGAGCACCGAGCAGCTCCTCAAGCACCCCTTCATCCGGGACCTCCCCAACGAGCGGCAGGTCCGCATCCAGCTGAAGGACCACATCGACCGCAccaagaagaggaggggggagaggg aTGAGACAGAATACGAGTACAGCGGGAGTGAAGAAGAGGACGAAGAGAGAGACGTTGGAGAGCCCAG ctccatcaTCAACATCCCCGGTGAGTCCACCCTGAGGCGGGACTTCCTGCGCCTGCAGCTGGCCAACAAGGAGCGGTCGGAGCTGATCCGGCgccagcagctggagcagcagcagaacgaGGAGCACAAGCGCCAGCTGCTGGCCGAGAGGCAGAAACGCAtcgaggagcagaaggagcagaggaggcggCTGGAggag caacaGCGGCGCGAGCGGGACatgaggaagcagcaggagcggGAGCAGAGGCGGAGGTACGAGGAGATGGAGCAGCTCCGTCGggacgaggagaggaggcaCGCGGAGAGAGAGCAG GAGTATATCCGtaggcagctggaggaggagcagaggcagctggagatcctgcagcagcagctcctgcaggagcAGGCCTTACTGCTG GAGTACAAGAGGAAGCAGATCGAGGAGCAGCGGCAGGCGGAGCGGCTGCagaggcagctgcagcaggagcgcGCGTACCTGGtgtcgctgcagcagcagcagcagcaggacccgGCGCGGCCGCCGCAGGACAAGAAGCAGCTGTACCACTACAAGGACCAGGCGCCCGGCGCCAACGACAAGCCCACCTGGGCCAAGGAG GTGATGCATCGAGCTCAGAGCAACTCGCCCCGCATCCCCCCCAAGAAGTACCACTCCTTCACGGACCGGGACGTCAGCCTCGGcaacctcctccagctccccggTTACAAAcctcgccgccccccctcctacccGGCCCACGACAGCCCCCCAATGGCTAACGTGCACGTGCCTCACATCCGGGTCACCTGTGTGCCTCAACCGGAACCGCGGCAGCAGGACCTCCGGAGGAGCCCCAACAGGAGCCCCGCCCCCAGGGGGCGGAGCCCCGACCGGCGG GTGGACTCGCATGCGTCAAGGATCCATAACGCTCCTCCTCACAGGGAACCTTGA